In Populus alba chromosome 1, ASM523922v2, whole genome shotgun sequence, a single window of DNA contains:
- the LOC118036094 gene encoding uncharacterized protein isoform X1 has translation MKGVFSAPGDYVYFKSQVPLHKIPIGTKQWRYYDFGPKVVPPLICLPGIAGTADVYYKQIMALSLKGYRVISVDIPRVWNHHEWIQAFEKFLDVIDVHHIHLYGTSLGGFLAQLFAQHRPRRVRSLILSNTFLETRSFAAAMPWAPVVSWTPSFLLKRYVLTGIRDGPHEPFIADSVDFVVSQVETLSRDELASRLTLNVDAASVGSLLLSDSFITIMDTNDYCAIPQQLKDQLSERYPEARRAQLKTGGDFPFLSRSDEVNLHLQLHLRRVGVEARPDLVRGIPNDGTGGSYSESEDGKGDRDDQPKDGRGNSESPSRESESSPAPESSESHGLDEQLLNNAKYPFNGQQERLRLCELLSKQQIIASELHSRFTVEMFLQCLLFIRVGSLYIISKLFPETLENWCKVDICMAAHVVV, from the exons ATTGGCACAAAGCAATGGAGATACTACGATTTTGGTCCAAAAGTGGTCCCACCACTCATTTGTCTTCCTGGAATAGCAGGAACAGCAGATGTTTACTATAAGCAGATCATGGCATTGTCCTTGAAG GGTTACCGGGTAATTTCTGTTGATATTCCACGTGTATGGAATCATCATGAGTGGATTCAAGCATTTGAAAAATTTTTGGATGTCATTGATGTTCATCAT ATACATCTTTATGGTACATCTCTTGGAGGCTTCTTAGCCCAACTTTTTGCACAACACCGTCCAAGGCGAGTGAGGTCTTTGATACTATCAAACACATTTCTGGAGACACGCAGTTTTGCAGCTGCCATGCCTTGGGCTCCTGT TGTTAGTTGGACCCCTTCCTTTCTGCTTAAAAGATACGTCCTAACTGGAATTCGTGATGGTCCTCATGAACCATTTATTGCGGATTCAGTAGACTTTGTTGTTTCTCAG GTCGAAACACTCTCAAGAGATGAATTAGCCTCGAGGCTGACTTTGAATGTTGATGCTGCTTCTGTTGGATCTCTTTTACTTTCAGATTCGTTCATCACTATAATGGAT ACGAATGATTATTGTGCAATTCCTCAACAACTCAAAGATCAATTGAGTGAAAGATATCCTGAAGCAAGGCGAGCTCAGTTGAAGACTGGAGGAGATTTTCCATTTCTTTCACGCTCAGATGAAGTCAACTTGCACCTTCAG CTACACCTGCGACGGGTTGGGGTAGAAGCTCGACCAGACTTGGTCCGGGGCATCCCAAATGATGGCACCGGTGGGAGCTATAGTGAAAGTGAGGATGGTAAAGGAGATCGAGATGATCAGCCCAAAGATGGCAGGGGAAACTCAGAAAGTCCATCCAGGGAAAGTGAGTCATCTCCAGCTCCAGAAAGTTCAGAATCTCATGGTTTAGATGAGCAGCTCCTCAATAATGCAAAATATCCATTCAATGGTCAGCAAGAGAGACTACGTCTCTGTGAACTGTTGAGTAAACAACAGATCATAGCCTCTGAACTCCATTCACGATTTACTGTGGAAATGTTTCTTCAATGTTTGCTTTTCATTCGTGTGGGATCATTGTACATCATTTCCAAGCTGTTTCCAGAAACTCTAGAGAATTGGTGTAAAGTAGATATTTGCATGGCTGCTCACGTGGTTGTATAA
- the LOC118036094 gene encoding uncharacterized protein isoform X2 produces MKGVFSAPGDYVYFKSQVPLHKIPIGTKQWRYYDFGPKVVPPLICLPGIAGTADVYYKQIMALSLKIHLYGTSLGGFLAQLFAQHRPRRVRSLILSNTFLETRSFAAAMPWAPVVSWTPSFLLKRYVLTGIRDGPHEPFIADSVDFVVSQVETLSRDELASRLTLNVDAASVGSLLLSDSFITIMDTNDYCAIPQQLKDQLSERYPEARRAQLKTGGDFPFLSRSDEVNLHLQLHLRRVGVEARPDLVRGIPNDGTGGSYSESEDGKGDRDDQPKDGRGNSESPSRESESSPAPESSESHGLDEQLLNNAKYPFNGQQERLRLCELLSKQQIIASELHSRFTVEMFLQCLLFIRVGSLYIISKLFPETLENWCKVDICMAAHVVV; encoded by the exons ATTGGCACAAAGCAATGGAGATACTACGATTTTGGTCCAAAAGTGGTCCCACCACTCATTTGTCTTCCTGGAATAGCAGGAACAGCAGATGTTTACTATAAGCAGATCATGGCATTGTCCTTGAAG ATACATCTTTATGGTACATCTCTTGGAGGCTTCTTAGCCCAACTTTTTGCACAACACCGTCCAAGGCGAGTGAGGTCTTTGATACTATCAAACACATTTCTGGAGACACGCAGTTTTGCAGCTGCCATGCCTTGGGCTCCTGT TGTTAGTTGGACCCCTTCCTTTCTGCTTAAAAGATACGTCCTAACTGGAATTCGTGATGGTCCTCATGAACCATTTATTGCGGATTCAGTAGACTTTGTTGTTTCTCAG GTCGAAACACTCTCAAGAGATGAATTAGCCTCGAGGCTGACTTTGAATGTTGATGCTGCTTCTGTTGGATCTCTTTTACTTTCAGATTCGTTCATCACTATAATGGAT ACGAATGATTATTGTGCAATTCCTCAACAACTCAAAGATCAATTGAGTGAAAGATATCCTGAAGCAAGGCGAGCTCAGTTGAAGACTGGAGGAGATTTTCCATTTCTTTCACGCTCAGATGAAGTCAACTTGCACCTTCAG CTACACCTGCGACGGGTTGGGGTAGAAGCTCGACCAGACTTGGTCCGGGGCATCCCAAATGATGGCACCGGTGGGAGCTATAGTGAAAGTGAGGATGGTAAAGGAGATCGAGATGATCAGCCCAAAGATGGCAGGGGAAACTCAGAAAGTCCATCCAGGGAAAGTGAGTCATCTCCAGCTCCAGAAAGTTCAGAATCTCATGGTTTAGATGAGCAGCTCCTCAATAATGCAAAATATCCATTCAATGGTCAGCAAGAGAGACTACGTCTCTGTGAACTGTTGAGTAAACAACAGATCATAGCCTCTGAACTCCATTCACGATTTACTGTGGAAATGTTTCTTCAATGTTTGCTTTTCATTCGTGTGGGATCATTGTACATCATTTCCAAGCTGTTTCCAGAAACTCTAGAGAATTGGTGTAAAGTAGATATTTGCATGGCTGCTCACGTGGTTGTATAA
- the LOC118036095 gene encoding small ribosomal subunit protein uS8z/uS8w — translation MVRVSVLNDALKSMYNAEKRGKRQVMIRPSSKVIIKFLLVMQKHGYIGEFEFVDDHRAGKIVVELNGRLNKCGVISPRFDVGVKEIETWTARLLPSRQFGYIVLTTSAGIMDHEEARRKNVGGKVLGFFY, via the exons ATGGTGCGAGTTAGCGTATTGAATGATGCTCTGAAGAGCATGTACAACGCAGAGAAACGTGGGAAGCGTCAGGTCATGATAAGGCCTTCCTCAAAGGTGATCATCAAGTTTCTTTTGGTGATGCAGAAGCACG GATATATTGGCGAGTTTGAGTTTGTTGATGATCACAGGGCTGGTAAAATTGTGGTCGAATTGAATGGAAGACTGAACAAATGTGGTGTTATCAGTCCACGTTTTGATGTGGGTGTCAAGGAGATTGAAACCTGGACTGCAAGGTTGCTCCCTTCAAGACAG TTTGGATACATCGTCTTGACAACTTCTGCTGGCATTATGGACCATGAAGAGGCCAGAAGAAAGAATGTTGGTGGCAAAGTGCTGGGTTTCTTTTACTAG